One Chitinophagales bacterium genomic window carries:
- a CDS encoding hypothetical protein (possible pseudo, frameshifted) encodes MVFLLLPCLLVAQEMFPVNDISDKRPESFAFTHAVIHLDYQSTLNASTLLISKGKVVAAGNNVHIPPDAVVIDVRGAHIYPSFIDLFSDYGIQAPSMPAREERWSKARFESSRKGAYGWNEAIHPETRADELWRTDEKTAADYRKQGFGAVLTHLHDGIARGSGVLVTLGNRRENEEIVKGIASAHYAFDKGSSLQDYPTSLMGAIALLRQSYLDAQWYAASRGAVPYNISLDAWNRIQSVPQIFEVDDVLSFTKSRQNRQ; translated from the coding sequence ATGGTTTTTCTGCTGCTACCCTGCTTGCTGGTGGCGCAGGAAATGTTTCCCGTTAATGATATCAGCGACAAGCGCCCTGAAAGTTTTGCCTTCACCCATGCGGTCATTCACCTGGATTATCAATCCACCCTCAATGCCTCTACCTTACTGATCAGTAAGGGCAAGGTAGTAGCTGCCGGCAACAATGTGCATATTCCTCCGGATGCCGTGGTGATTGATGTGCGGGGAGCACATATTTATCCGTCATTCATTGATTTATTTTCCGACTATGGTATACAGGCTCCTTCCATGCCGGCACGGGAAGAACGCTGGAGCAAGGCACGTTTTGAGTCTTCCCGGAAGGGAGCTTATGGTTGGAATGAAGCCATCCACCCTGAAACACGAGCCGATGAACTCTGGAGAACCGATGAAAAAACGGCAGCCGACTATCGCAAGCAGGGATTTGGGGCCGTGCTCACCCACTTGCACGATGGCATTGCCCGCGGATCAGGAGTACTTGTGACCTTGGGTAACAGACGCGAAAATGAAGAAATTGTAAAAGGGATTGCTTCAGCCCATTACGCCTTTGATAAAGGCTCATCCCTGCAGGATTATCCTACTTCTCTTATGGGAGCCATAGCATTATTGCGGCAAAGCTACCTGGATGCCCAATGGTATGCTGCTTCCCGAGGTGCGGTGCCCTATAATATTTCTCTGGATGCATGGAACAGAATACAGTCTGTTCCGCAGATTTTTGAAGTGGATGATGTGCTTTCCTTTACTAAGAGCCGACAAAATAGGCAATGA
- a CDS encoding alpha/beta hydrolase has product MEKTFTFNKITGYYQDRGSGLPVVLLHGFGEDGAVWDYVAEHLQSDCRVIIPDLPGYRHSALPSEQMSIEWMADFVFAILENERLFNPVIIGHSMGGYVTLALTEKHPDLPSKIGLFHSHAFADDEEKKKSRQRAIELIQQKGTEPFIDELYNNLFSPRYVVQNADKVTQMKKRAYLCPAETLTGGLRAMMQRPDRIHVLQSFHKPILFILGKQDKAIPYEKSLQQCQYARVSQVHLFEESGHMGMLEEPDKAVQVTREFINL; this is encoded by the coding sequence ATGGAAAAGACTTTTACCTTCAACAAGATTACCGGATACTATCAGGATAGGGGCAGTGGGTTGCCCGTTGTGCTTTTGCACGGATTTGGAGAAGATGGAGCCGTATGGGACTATGTAGCCGAACATTTGCAATCCGATTGCCGGGTGATTATCCCCGACCTGCCCGGCTACAGGCATAGCGCTCTACCCAGCGAACAGATGAGCATAGAATGGATGGCGGATTTTGTGTTTGCCATACTTGAAAACGAGCGGCTCTTTAATCCGGTGATTATCGGGCATTCCATGGGAGGGTATGTCACCCTGGCACTCACCGAAAAGCACCCTGATTTACCTTCTAAGATTGGTCTTTTTCATTCCCATGCCTTTGCCGATGACGAAGAAAAGAAGAAATCTCGCCAAAGAGCCATTGAACTTATTCAGCAAAAGGGCACAGAACCGTTTATTGACGAACTCTACAATAACCTTTTCAGCCCCCGATATGTTGTCCAAAATGCGGACAAGGTGACACAGATGAAAAAGCGGGCATACCTGTGTCCTGCCGAAACACTTACGGGCGGATTACGAGCCATGATGCAGCGGCCCGACCGCATCCACGTACTGCAATCATTTCATAAACCGATTCTTTTCATTCTCGGGAAGCAGGATAAAGCTATACCGTATGAAAAGAGCCTGCAACAGTGCCAGTATGCCCGCGTTTCACAAGTACACCTGTTTGAAGAATCAGGCCACATGGGCATGCTGGAGGAGCCGGATAAAGCAGTGCAGGTCACCCGGGAATTTATTAACTTGTAA
- a CDS encoding putative transcriptional regulatory protein — translation MGRIFEKRKYKMFARYDRMAKAFTRIGKEIAIAVKQGGPNPEYNPRLRLAIQNAKGANMPKDRIEAAIKRASSKEEKDYQEVTYEGYGPHGVAIVVETATDNPTRTVANIRMHFTKNNGSLGKTGSLDFLFDRKGVFKVQKGDFNIEELELELIDAGLEDLAVDEQEIYIYTAFSDFGTMTKALEERGLHVIRAEVQRIPKNYIELPEEQQDDVIRLIESLEQDDDVQHVFHNMK, via the coding sequence ATGGGACGCATATTTGAAAAGCGCAAATACAAAATGTTTGCACGTTATGACCGGATGGCAAAGGCCTTTACCCGCATTGGAAAGGAAATCGCCATCGCGGTGAAACAGGGCGGGCCTAACCCAGAATACAACCCGCGGTTGAGGCTGGCTATTCAAAACGCCAAAGGCGCCAACATGCCCAAAGACCGTATTGAAGCGGCCATTAAAAGGGCTTCTTCCAAAGAAGAAAAAGACTATCAGGAAGTAACCTATGAAGGCTACGGCCCTCACGGGGTGGCTATCGTTGTGGAAACGGCTACTGACAACCCCACCCGTACGGTAGCTAACATCCGCATGCACTTCACTAAGAATAATGGGTCCCTGGGCAAAACGGGCTCCCTGGATTTCCTGTTTGATCGCAAAGGCGTTTTCAAAGTACAAAAAGGGGACTTCAACATTGAAGAGCTGGAACTGGAGCTGATTGATGCGGGTCTGGAAGACCTGGCAGTTGACGAACAGGAAATTTACATCTACACGGCTTTTTCAGATTTCGGCACCATGACCAAAGCACTGGAAGAACGGGGTCTGCATGTCATCCGTGCCGAAGTGCAGCGCATTCCAAAAAATTATATAGAGCTGCCGGAAGAGCAGCAGGATGATGTGATCCGGCTTATTGAGAGCCTGGAGCAGGATGATGACGTACAGCATGTATTTCACAATATGAAATGA
- a CDS encoding sodium:proton antiporter — MMPGKIILTVSFPDFTLPLSDPVLVFALVLFIILLAPIILRKFRIPGIIGLILSGVAVGPYGFNLLERNDAIVLFGTVGLLYIMFVAGLELDMSEFRKNRNKSILFGFFSFSLPIAIGFPVCLYLLGYEVKSSLLIASMFATHTLVAYPIVSRLGISRNEAVAITVGGTIITDTLVLIILAIITGSVSGELNVQFWLRMGVSFAIFMFIVFYVFPPVARWFFRNVEAEKSSQYIFVLAMLFLAAFLANLAGLEAIIGAFMAGLALNRLIPHTSPLMNRIEFVGNALFIPFFLISVGMLVDLRILLEGYQAIAVAASLTVVALVGKYVAAYITQKAFGYSSVQKQIIFGLSSAHAAATLAVILVGYNIVIGETASGESIRLISEEVLNGTIILILITCMVSSFVTETYGRKLAVSETIRPSLPKASERILVPISNPATIETLIDLAILIKRKNTSDPISVLKVVNDDEEVQEKVKESNQMLEKAIIHAAATDTKVQVLVRVDLNVASGITRAVKELGATMVILGWSEKVKPIGKILGTTLDNLLASSSQMVWVCRIQQPLNVLKRIIIAAPVNAEFEKGFTIWVEKILQLAGQLNASVKVYCSDKTFEAFVQVQKTLKQTARIEHASNDFLYKFLTLAHEITSEDLFIVVSARKSTISHTSVLDEIPGKLMRYFKKHNFIIIYPEQVSHLLRESMISEEDLEAMPLEAGLEQMNRLGESLRRIFTNPERTDKR, encoded by the coding sequence ATGATGCCAGGCAAAATAATTTTAACCGTCAGTTTTCCGGATTTCACTCTTCCATTGAGTGATCCCGTGCTGGTATTTGCCTTGGTGTTGTTTATTATTTTGCTGGCACCTATCATTCTGCGCAAGTTCCGTATTCCCGGTATTATAGGACTGATTTTATCCGGAGTTGCTGTAGGGCCTTACGGCTTTAATTTGCTAGAGCGCAATGATGCTATCGTGCTTTTCGGCACGGTAGGATTGCTGTATATCATGTTTGTTGCAGGGCTGGAGCTGGACATGAGTGAATTTAGAAAAAACCGGAACAAGAGCATTTTATTCGGTTTCTTTTCCTTCAGCCTGCCTATTGCCATTGGTTTTCCCGTATGTCTTTACCTGCTGGGCTATGAAGTAAAGTCTTCTCTTCTTATTGCAAGCATGTTTGCCACGCACACGCTGGTAGCTTATCCTATAGTAAGCCGACTGGGCATATCGCGCAATGAGGCGGTAGCGATTACTGTGGGAGGCACCATCATCACAGATACCCTGGTGTTGATTATTCTGGCTATTATCACCGGGTCCGTGAGTGGAGAGCTTAATGTACAGTTCTGGTTGCGCATGGGTGTGTCTTTTGCAATATTTATGTTCATTGTTTTTTATGTCTTCCCACCGGTTGCCCGCTGGTTCTTCAGAAATGTGGAAGCAGAAAAGAGCTCGCAGTACATTTTTGTGCTGGCAATGCTTTTTCTGGCAGCGTTTCTGGCAAACCTTGCCGGTCTTGAAGCCATAATTGGGGCTTTTATGGCCGGACTGGCACTGAATCGTTTGATTCCGCATACCTCTCCGTTGATGAATCGCATTGAATTTGTCGGCAATGCTCTGTTTATCCCCTTTTTTCTCATCAGTGTGGGTATGCTGGTAGACCTGCGGATATTGCTCGAGGGATATCAGGCTATTGCGGTGGCAGCAAGCCTGACAGTGGTAGCCCTGGTTGGAAAATATGTTGCTGCATACATTACGCAAAAAGCTTTTGGCTATTCATCGGTGCAAAAGCAAATCATTTTCGGATTGAGTAGCGCACATGCAGCCGCTACCCTGGCGGTGATACTGGTAGGCTACAATATTGTTATCGGGGAAACGGCATCCGGGGAATCTATCCGCCTGATCAGCGAGGAAGTGTTGAACGGAACCATCATCCTGATACTGATTACATGCATGGTCAGCTCATTTGTTACGGAAACCTATGGTCGAAAACTGGCCGTTAGTGAAACCATCCGTCCCAGCTTGCCGAAGGCTTCTGAAAGGATTCTGGTGCCTATTTCCAATCCGGCAACGATAGAAACCCTCATTGACCTGGCCATTTTAATAAAGCGAAAAAACACATCCGATCCTATTTCAGTGTTGAAAGTAGTCAATGATGACGAGGAGGTGCAGGAAAAAGTAAAAGAAAGCAACCAGATGCTGGAAAAGGCTATTATTCACGCTGCGGCTACGGATACCAAGGTGCAGGTGCTGGTAAGAGTTGATCTTAATGTCGCCAGCGGCATTACGCGGGCTGTAAAGGAACTGGGGGCCACCATGGTCATTCTCGGATGGAGCGAAAAAGTAAAACCCATTGGCAAAATTCTGGGTACCACACTGGATAATCTGCTGGCCTCTTCCTCGCAAATGGTTTGGGTATGCCGCATTCAGCAGCCGCTGAATGTGTTGAAGCGTATCATTATCGCTGCCCCGGTGAATGCGGAATTTGAAAAGGGGTTTACCATATGGGTAGAAAAGATTCTTCAGCTGGCTGGTCAACTGAATGCTTCTGTTAAGGTATATTGCTCTGATAAAACTTTTGAGGCCTTTGTGCAGGTACAGAAAACGCTAAAGCAAACTGCAAGGATAGAACATGCTTCCAATGATTTTCTCTATAAATTCCTTACGCTGGCTCATGAGATTACCTCTGAAGATTTATTTATCGTTGTCAGCGCCCGCAAAAGCACCATTTCGCATACCAGTGTGCTGGATGAAATACCCGGTAAGCTGATGCGCTACTTTAAGAAGCATAACTTCATTATTATCTACCCGGAGCAGGTATCTCATTTACTGCGGGAAAGTATGATATCTGAAGAAGACCTGGAAGCTATGCCGCTGGAAGCAGGATTGGAGCAGATGAATCGCTTGGGAGAATCGCTGCGCAGAATATTTACCAATCCGGAACGGACGGATAAGCGGTGA
- a CDS encoding aldehyde dehydrogenase: MKIINPATGAVIQEIEEDSAETIHQKYKKARTAQPRWADEPLRRRIAIIERFDALLEQNRDELARTLTQEVGKPIRQSYNEIKGARQRIGFFIKHSERWLSEEIVHQEEGLTEKIVYEPLGVIANISAWNYPYLVGVNVIIPALIAGNAVMYKPSEYSTLTGVAIGRLLEEAGVPADIFQVIIGGRQTGEALLDLPLDGYFFTGSYATGRFISQRVAARMVPCQLELGGKDPLYVPDNNSNLKAVAAAAADGAFYNTGQSCCAVERIYVHEKVYDAFVRYFVEEVKNFKLGNPEEESTYIGAITRPQHLEVLQRQVEDAISKGARLLIGGKKLQGPGNFFEPTVLTDVSHDMLVMKEESFGPVIGIQKVKDDAEAVQLMLDTEYGLTASVYCDERQRAEAILKLMDTGTVYWNCCDRVSPYLPWSGRKHSGLGSTLSYAGIRAFTRPKAYHLRALSF, encoded by the coding sequence ATGAAGATTATCAATCCGGCAACCGGTGCCGTTATTCAGGAGATAGAGGAAGATTCGGCAGAAACCATTCATCAGAAGTATAAAAAAGCCAGGACGGCCCAGCCGCGATGGGCAGATGAGCCTCTGCGGAGACGCATTGCCATAATAGAACGGTTTGACGCCCTACTGGAGCAAAACCGAGATGAACTGGCACGCACGCTGACCCAGGAAGTAGGTAAACCAATCCGCCAGTCGTATAATGAAATCAAGGGTGCGCGCCAGCGAATCGGATTTTTCATAAAACACTCCGAAAGGTGGCTTTCCGAAGAAATAGTGCATCAGGAAGAGGGGCTCACCGAGAAAATTGTATATGAACCTTTGGGTGTGATTGCCAACATCTCGGCATGGAATTATCCTTATCTGGTGGGTGTAAACGTAATCATACCCGCGCTGATTGCCGGCAATGCTGTAATGTATAAACCTTCAGAATACAGCACACTCACGGGTGTTGCCATCGGAAGGCTGCTTGAGGAGGCGGGCGTGCCGGCTGATATTTTTCAGGTCATAATCGGTGGACGCCAGACAGGGGAAGCATTGCTGGACCTGCCACTGGACGGTTACTTTTTTACCGGCTCATATGCCACGGGGCGTTTTATCAGTCAGCGCGTAGCGGCCCGCATGGTGCCTTGCCAGCTTGAGCTGGGAGGCAAAGATCCGTTATATGTGCCGGATAATAACAGCAATCTGAAAGCAGTAGCCGCTGCTGCAGCGGACGGGGCCTTTTATAATACCGGTCAGAGCTGTTGCGCAGTGGAGCGCATCTATGTGCATGAAAAAGTGTATGATGCATTTGTGCGCTACTTTGTGGAGGAAGTGAAAAACTTTAAACTCGGTAATCCGGAAGAGGAGTCTACTTACATCGGGGCAATTACCCGGCCCCAGCACTTAGAGGTACTTCAACGACAGGTGGAAGATGCCATCAGCAAAGGAGCACGCCTGCTGATTGGTGGTAAGAAACTTCAGGGTCCCGGTAACTTTTTTGAGCCAACCGTGCTGACAGATGTCAGCCATGATATGCTTGTCATGAAGGAGGAGTCGTTTGGCCCGGTCATAGGCATTCAGAAAGTAAAAGATGATGCAGAAGCCGTTCAGCTGATGCTGGATACCGAATATGGTCTGACTGCATCGGTATACTGCGATGAACGGCAGCGGGCTGAGGCAATTCTCAAGCTGATGGATACCGGTACGGTTTACTGGAACTGTTGCGATAGGGTAAGCCCCTATCTGCCCTGGTCAGGCAGGAAACATTCGGGGTTGGGCTCTACCTTGTCTTATGCGGGCATACGTGCCTTCACTCGTCCGAAGGCATATCATCTTAGGGCATTGTCCTTCTAA